DNA from Vibrio alfacsensis:
TTGGGTATTCAGACAAATGCTTTTTATAGGCATTCATCGCTGGAAGTCGTTTTTCTACCCAGTCTAATAGTGCTTGCATTATGCGTCTCCCTCATCAACACCGATCATGAGCTTCGTGTCACTCAAATACATGTGCTTAGGAACCACAAGGTTCAGTGGAGCAGGCACCCCCTGGAACACTCGACCAGCCATATCAAACTTAGAACCATGACATGGGCAGAAGAAACCAGACTTAACACCCTGAACTTGTTCAGCAAAGGTATCAGGTAGGTAAGTCGGTGAACAACCTAAGTGAGTACAGAAGCCAACCGCCACAAAAAACTCAGGTTTTATCGAGCGATACGCATTCTGAGCATAAACTGGCTGTTGTTCCATTTCTGATTTTGGATCACGAAGCTGTCCATCGATGTTCTTTAGGTTATCCACCACTTCTTGAGTTCGGCGTACTACCCATACAGGTTTACCCTGCCACTCAACTCGGACCATCTGGCCAGCTTCAATTTTACTAATATCCACTTCCACCGGCGCACCTGCAGCTTTTGCTTTGGCACTAGGATTCCATGATTTTATAAAAGGAACGGCGACGGCAGCTGCTCCTAAACCACCAACAACTGCCGTTGTAGCGGTTAGAAAACGCCTGCGACCGTTATTTAAAGGCGCGTTGCTCATCCAAACATTCTCCCATTTGCTCCCTTTGGATCGTTATTATTCCGCTTAATAAGAGCATGGCTAACAAATAATGAATTTAGTTCTATTTATTGGGGAGAAATGATAAAGAAAACCCTACTTTTGACAAGATAAAGCTACCTTTTGTAACATTTGTGAGGCGAATCGCCCACGCCGTCACAAAAGCAGTAAAATTCTAAAAATAGATGTGATTTGCAACAAGAAAGCAAAATCAATAACAGTAAAAGAGAGCTTAACTTTCCCTTAAATCGGTTATTTTCAGGTGATTAGCCAAGGAGTTGAGCCATCATTGTTGCGCACTACACCTTTCCATAGGGACAAGGTTGTAGCACATGAAATAACAAAAATTCGGCTTATAAAACGAAGAAATATTGCGAGGATATTAACTAAAGCGTGTTACACGAAGTGAATTGAAGAGGCGTGTTTTAAAACGCCAGAAAAACAAAAAGCCCGGCATATAGCCGAGCTTTGATGCACAGTTTCCAGAGTAACTCTGGACCAGCATAATTTCCGATAAGAGGAAATTAACGCTTAGAGAACTGTGGACGACGACGTGCTTTACGTAGACCAACTTTCTTACGTTCAACGCAACGAGCGTCACGAGTAACGTAACCAGCTGCACGTAGAGTAGGACGTAGAGACTCATCGTATTCCATAAGAGCGCGAGTGATACCGTGACGGATAGCACCAGCTTGACCAGAAATACCGCCACCTTTAACAGTAACGTATAGGTCTAGCTTCTCAGTTAGTTCAACTAGCTCAAGAGGTTGTTTAACAACCATGCGAGAAGTTGGACGACCGAAGTACTCATCAAGGCTACGCTTGTTGATTACGATGTTGCCGCTGCCTGGTTTGATGAAAACACGCGCAGCTGAGCTTTTGCGACGGCCAGTGCCGTAGTATTGATTCTCTGCCATTTTCGAAATCCCCAATTAGATGTCTAGTACTTGTGGTTGTTGAGCAACATGGTTGTGCTCAGCGCCCGCGTAAACTTTAAGCTTACGGTACATAGCACGGCCTAGAGGACCACGTGGAAGCATACCTTTAACTGCTAGCTCAAGAGCCATCTCAGGTTTACGATCGATCAACTTTTCAAAAGTGATAGATTTTAGACCACCTGGGAATTCAGAGTGACGGTAGTACACTTTGTTTTTAGCTTTGTTACCAGTTACAGTAACTTTCTCAGCATTGATAACGATGATGTAATCACCAGTGTCAACGTGAGGAGTGTATTCAGCTTTGTGTTTGCCACGTAGGCGAGATGCAATTTCACTTGCTAGACGGCCAAGAGTTTTACCCTCTGCGTCTACAACGTACCAGTCGCGTTTTACAGTTTCTGGTTTAGCAACGAAAGTTTTCATGCTAATAATAACCCGTTAATTAAAATTTAAACTTTAAGGAACACCCAATAGTGCTCCCACACTGTCTA
Protein-coding regions in this window:
- the rpsI gene encoding 30S ribosomal protein S9 translates to MAENQYYGTGRRKSSAARVFIKPGSGNIVINKRSLDEYFGRPTSRMVVKQPLELVELTEKLDLYVTVKGGGISGQAGAIRHGITRALMEYDESLRPTLRAAGYVTRDARCVERKKVGLRKARRRPQFSKR
- the rplM gene encoding 50S ribosomal protein L13, yielding MKTFVAKPETVKRDWYVVDAEGKTLGRLASEIASRLRGKHKAEYTPHVDTGDYIIVINAEKVTVTGNKAKNKVYYRHSEFPGGLKSITFEKLIDRKPEMALELAVKGMLPRGPLGRAMYRKLKVYAGAEHNHVAQQPQVLDI
- the petA gene encoding ubiquinol-cytochrome c reductase iron-sulfur subunit encodes the protein MSNAPLNNGRRRFLTATTAVVGGLGAAAVAVPFIKSWNPSAKAKAAGAPVEVDISKIEAGQMVRVEWQGKPVWVVRRTQEVVDNLKNIDGQLRDPKSEMEQQPVYAQNAYRSIKPEFFVAVGFCTHLGCSPTYLPDTFAEQVQGVKSGFFCPCHGSKFDMAGRVFQGVPAPLNLVVPKHMYLSDTKLMIGVDEGDA